One segment of Mastomys coucha isolate ucsf_1 unplaced genomic scaffold, UCSF_Mcou_1 pScaffold23, whole genome shotgun sequence DNA contains the following:
- the Adamts15 gene encoding A disintegrin and metalloproteinase with thrombospondin motifs 15 isoform X2 yields MADVGTMCDPKRSCSVIEDDGLPSAFTTAHELGHVFNMPHDNVKVCEEVFGKLRANHMMSPTLIQIDRANPWSACSAAIITDFLDSGHGDCLLDQPSKPITLPEDLPGTSYSLSQQCELAFGVGSKPCPYMQYCTKLWCTGKAKGQMVCQTRHFPWADGTSCGEGKFCLKGACVERHNPNKYQVDGSWAKWEPYGPCSRTCGGGVQLARRQCSNPTPANGGKYCEGVRVKYRSCNLEPCPSSASGKSFREEQCEAFNGYNHSTNRLTLAVAWVPKYSGVSPRDKCKLICRANGTGYFYVLAPKVVDGTLCTPDSTSVCVQGKCIKAGCDGNLGSKKKFDKCGVCGGDNRSCKRVTGLFTKPMHGYNFVVAIPAGASSIDIRQRGYKGLIGDDNYLALKNSQGKYLLNGHFVVSAVERDLVVKGSVLRYSGTGTAVESLQASRPILEPLTVEVLSVGKMTPPRVRYSFYLPKEPREDKSTRSKDPRGPPVLPNSVLSLSNQVEQPDNRPPARWVAGSWGPCSVSCGSGLQKRAVDCQDSPRQQGASACDVDHRPVEKRACGEPCPTWELGNWSPCSKSCGRGFKRRPLKCVGQGGRLLARDQCDLRRKPQELDFCVLRPC; encoded by the exons ATGGCTGACGTGGGTACCATGTGTGATCCCAAGAGAAGCTGCTCTGTCATCGAGGACGATGGGCTTCCGTCAGCCTTCACCACTGCCCATGAGCTGG GCCATGTGTTCAATATGCCTCATGACAACGTGAAGGTGTGTGAGGAGGTGTTTGGGAAGCTCAGAGCCAACCACATGATGTCTCCTACACTCATCCAGATTGACCGTGCCAACCCCTGGTCAGCCTGCAGCGCTGCCATCATTACTGACTTCCTGGACAGTGGGCATG GTGATTGCCTCCTGGACCAGCCCAGTAAGCCCATCACCCTGCCTGAGGACCTGCCGGGCACAAGCTACAGTTTGAGCCAACAGTGCGAGCTGGCCTTTGGGGTGGGCTCTAAGCCTTGCCCATATATGCAGTACTGTACAAAGCTGTGGTGCACTGGCAAGGCCAAGGGGCAGATGGTGTGCCAGACCCGCCACTTCCCCTGGGCAGATGGCACCAGCTGTGGTGAAGGCAAGTTCTGCCTCAAGGGAGCCTGCGTGGAGAGGCACAACCCAAACAAGTACCAG GTGGACGGCTCTTGGGCCAAGTGGGAGCCTTATGGTCCCTGCTCGCGCACCTGTGGTGGGGGTGTGCAGCTGGCCCGGAGACAGTGCAGTAACCCTACCCCTGCCAACGGTGGAAAGTACTGCGAGGGAGTAAGAGTGAAATACCGATCTTGCAACTTGGAGCCCTGCCCCAGCTCAG CCTCTGGCAAGAGCTTCCGGGAAGAGCAATGTGAGGCTTTCAATGGCTACAACCACAGCACCAACCGGCTCACTTTAGCTGTGGCATGGGTACCCAAGTACTCAGGCGTGTCACCACGTGACAAGTGTAAGCTCATCTGCCGAGCCAATGGAACTGGCTACTTCTATGTGCTAGCACCTAAG GTGGTGGATGGTACGCTGTGTACTCCTGACTCCACCTCCGTCTGTGTCCAAGGCAAGTGCATCAAGGCTGGCTGTGATGGGAACCTGGGCTCCAAGAAGAAATTTGACAAATGCGGCGTGTGTGGTGGAGACAATAGGAGCTGCAAGAGGGTGACAGGACTCTTCACCAAGCCTAT GCATGGCTACAATTTTGTAGTGGCCATCCCTGCAGGCGCCTCCAGCATTGACATCCGCCAGCGTGGTTACAAGGGGCTCATTGGGGATGACAACTACCTGGCCCTGAAGAACAGCCAAGGCAAATACCTGCTCAATGGGCACTTTGTGGTATCCGCTGTAGAGCGGGATCTGGTGGTAAAGGGCAGTGTGCTACGCTATAGTGGCACTGGCACTGCGGTGGAGAGCCTGCAGGCTTCTCGACCCATCCTGGAGCCACTAACCGTGGAGGTCCTGTCAGTGGGGAAGATGACACCGCCCCGTGTGCGTTACTCCTTCTATCTGCCCAAAGAGCCTCGGGAAGACAAATCCACTCGCTCCAAGGACCCCCGGGGTCCCCCAGTGTTGCCCAACAGTGTTCTCAGTCTTTCCAACCAAGTAGAGCAGCCAGATAACAGGCCTCCTGCGCGCTGGGTGGCAGGCAGCTGGGGGCCTTGCTCGGTGAGCTGTGGTAGTGGCCTACAGAAGCGAGCAGTGGACTGCCAGGACTCCCCACGGCAGCAAGGAGCCTCTGCTTGTGATGTAGACCATCGGCCAGTGGAGAAGCGAGCCTGTGGGGAACCCTGCCCAACCTGGGAGCTTGGCAACTGGTCGCCCTGTTCTAAAAGCTGTGGCCGTGGATTTAAGAGACGTCCACTCAAGTGTGTGGGTCAAGGAGGCAGGCTGCTGGCTCGGGACCAGTGTGACCTACGCCGCAAGCCCCAGGAATTAGACTTCTGTGTATTGAGACCCTGCTGA